A part of Aegilops tauschii subsp. strangulata cultivar AL8/78 chromosome 2, Aet v6.0, whole genome shotgun sequence genomic DNA contains:
- the LOC141041452 gene encoding uncharacterized protein codes for MLANIHGRLSPLDRLAFAALPEAPWLVLPGGDNPDTSTLFSLSDRIAITLRALQSAMCGQVFLGSSSSGGWLVIADDRARIRLVNPVNGKQRALPAITTILGLLEKWGGFSFMMLQPKDFLRGPPYHGGDRPPQGTFTMGTELMRRFFYRKVVLSDSDPPGPAAAILITGPRFGVEDAVHYNGKFHSITYAGAVEMWEQDGNAGGVFTSMVVAPRLPNADGDSSLCCRKYLVAAAGRRLMVVLKEFKEETTDKYSRPRRTCSFKVQALTANSGGKRTISGTPHCLWG; via the exons ATGCTGGCCAACATCCACGGCCGCCTGagccccctggaccgcctcgcCTTCGCGGCCTT GCCAGAGGCGCCGTGGCTCGTCCTGCCCGGCGGCGACAACCCGGACACCTCGACGCTCTTCTCACTCTCCGACCGCATTGCCATCACCTTACGCGCCCTGCAGTCCGCGATGTGCGGCCAAGTCTTCCtgggctcctcctcctccggcggctGGCTCGTCATCGCCGACGACCGGGCCCGGATCCGCCTCGTCAACCCGGTCAACGGCAAGCAGCGCGCGCTCCCGGCCATCACCACCATCCTGGGCCTCTTGGAGAAGTGGGGCGGCTTCAGCTTCATGATGCTCCAGCCGAAAGATTTCCTCAGGGGTCCCCCGTACCACGGCGGCGACCGCCCGCCGCAGGGGACGTTCACGATGGGTACCGAGCTGATGCGTCGCTTCTTTTATCGCAAGGTCGTCCTCTCCGACTCCGACCCGccgggccccgccgccgccataCTGATCACGGGACCGCGATTCG GTGTGGAGGACGCCGTCCACTACAACGGCAAGTTCCACTCCATCACCTACGCCGGCGCCGTGGAGATGTGGGAGCAGGATGGCAATGCCGGCGGCGTGTTCACGAGCATGGTGGTCGCGCCAAGGCTGCCCAATGCGGACGGCGATTCATCGTTGTGCTGCCGCAAGTACCtcgtggcggcggcgggccgTCGGCTGATGGTGGTGCTCAAGGAGTTCAAGGAGGAGACCACGGATAAGTACTCCCGCCCTCGGAGGACGTGCTCCTTCAAGGTGCAGGCCTTGACGGCGAACAGTGGAGGGAAACGGACGATATCGGGGACGCCGCACTGTTTGTGGGGGTGA
- the LOC109749598 gene encoding uncharacterized protein produces the protein MDPGGGAGASAANLPVDMLANIHGRLSLLDFAAAFRSSRGAFRPEAPCLVLPGDTPDTVTLFSLSGRHAISVRAPEPTLLDHIIMGSSPSRGWLVTADDRARLRLLNPVTGERRSLPAITTIPCLHATTGGENPCLTLDLKWFFRGPPLRSYGPVTMTADTLRRCLYRKVVLSDSGAIAMLITGLGYGAVAFATAGGGSWRLAPPRDGVEPIASPKADPWSLGPSPDGVEDAVHHEGRFYSITCSGKMEESRQQDADIMFASTVVEPALRLVPADTNNCKYLLVTPGGRLMVVLKTKETTGWRTPLSFKVQVLGAGAKEWKETDDIGDPALFVGTKGSLCVSTREHPELRAGCVYYAAHGGVVVLSLKGGTVKEVDGLWTDHSWLEWFTPCISR, from the coding sequence ATGGATCCcggcggcggcgctggggccAGCGCCGCCAACCTCCCTGTGGACATGCTAGCCAACATCCACGGCCGCCTGAGCCTCCTAGACTTCGCCGCAGCCTTCCGCTCCTCGCGCGGCGCATTCCGGCCGGAGGCGCCGTGCCTCGTCCTTCCCGGCGACACCCCGGATACGGTCACGCTCTTCTCCCTCTCTGGACGCCACGCCATCTCCGTGCGCGCCCCGGAACCCACGCTGCTCGACCACATCATCATGGGCTCCTCACCCTCCCGCGGGTGGCTCGTCACCGCCGACGACCGGGCCCGGCTCCGCCTCCTCAACCCTGTCACCGGCGAGCGGCGCTCGCTCCCGGCCATCACCACCATCCCCTGCCTCCACGCCACGACCGGCGGGGAGAACCCCTGCTTGACGCTCGACCTGAAGTGGTTCTTCAGGGGCCCCCCGCTGCGCTCCTACGGCCCTGTGACGATGACCGCCGATACATTGCGCCGCTGCCTCTACCGCAAGGTCGTCCTCTCTGACTCCGGCGCCATAGCCATGCTGATCACGGGGCTGGGGTACGGTGCCGTCGCCTTTGCGACGGCGGGGGGCGGCTCGTGGAGGCTTGCACCCCCGCGCGACGGCGTCGAGCCCATCGCCTCGCCGAAAGCCGACCCGTGGAGTCTGGGACCCTCGCCTGACGGTGTCGAGGATGCTGTCCACCACGAGGGCAGGTTCTACTCGATCACATGCTCGGGCAAGATGGAGGAGTCGCGGCAGCAGGATGCCGACATCATGTTCGCGAGCACGGTGGTCGAGCCAGCGCTTCGGCTGGTGCCGGCCGACACGAACAACTGCAAGTACCTCCTGGTGACGCCGGGCGGACGGCTGATGGTCGTGCTCAAGACCAAGGAGACCACGGGTTGGCGGACACCATTGTCCTTCAAGGTGCAGGTCCTCGGCGCGGGCGCCAAGGAGTGGAAGGAGACGGACGACATTGGCGACCCAGCGCTGTTCGTTGGGACGAAGGGTTCGTTGTGTGTGTCGACGAGGGAGCACCCGGAGCTCAGGGCCGGCTGTGTCTACTATGCCGCCCACGGCGGCGTCGTGGTGTTGAGCCTCAAGGGCGGCACGGTGAAGGAGGTCGATGGCCTCTGGACGGACCACAGCTGGCTGGAGTGGTTCACGCCGTGCATTTCACGATAG
- the LOC109749597 gene encoding F-box protein At2g17036-like, producing MQCGETNQQCPPPPPGASLPPDMLANIHGRLSLLDRLSFAAVFHTSRAAFRPEAPWLVLPGDTRETATLFSLSDRGAATARAQWADHVVLGSTSRCWLVTADDEARLRLVNPVTGERCALPAITTIPGLIEKWGGFTMVDQKEFLRGPPYPGGGDRRPVGTYTIRADLMRHFFYRKVVVSDCAAMLITTPQLGVPAFATAEGGEWRLAPSRDGVEDAIHYNGKFYSITYKSGVEVWEQSPDATGMFTSAVVAPRLPNADGDPWSCRKYLVAAPGGRLMVVLEDSKEIRDEYYGRLIRTCSFKVQILDADGEQWKETDDIGDAALFVGVNSSMCVSTREHPEIRAGCVYYTKNDVGPCNDAYDQSGVGVFNLKDGRAEKVQGLGQHRNWPPPAWFIPSIQ from the coding sequence ATGCAGTGCGGCGAAACCAATCAGCaatgcccgccgccgccgccaggcgcCAGCCTCCCGCCGGACATGCTGGCCAACATTCACGGCCGGCTGAGCCTCCTCGACCGCCTGTCCTTCGCCGCCGTCTTCCACACCTCGCGCGCCGCGTTCAGGCCGGAGGCGCCGTGGCTCGTCCTGCCCGGCGACACCCGAGAGACCGCCACACTCTTCTCCCTCTCTGACCGCGGTGCCGCCACCGCGCGCGCGCAGTGGGCCGACCACGTCGTCCTGGGATCCACCTCCCGCTGCTGGCTCGTCACCGCCGACGACGAGGCCCGGCTACGCCTCGTCAACCCGGTCACCGGGGAGCGGTGCGCGCTCCCGGCCATCACCACCATCCCCGGCCTCATCGAGAAGTGGGGTGGCTTCACGATGGTCGATCAAAAAGAGTTCCTCAGGGGTCCCCCATACCCCGGCGGGGGCGACCGCCGGCCAGTTGGGACGTATACGATTCGTGCCGACCTGATGCGTCACTTTTTCTATCGAAAGGTCGTTGTCTCTGATTGCGCCGCCATGCTGATCACCACACCGCAACTCGGCGTCCCGGCCTTCGCcacggcggagggcggcgagtgGAGGCTGGCGCCCTCGCGCGACGGCGTCGAGGACGCCATACACTACAACGGCAAGTTCTACTCCATCACCTACAAGAGCGGCGTGGAGGTGTGGGAGCAAAGCCCCGATGCCACCGGCATGTTCACCAGCGCGGTGGTCGCGCCAAGGCTGCCCAATGCGGATGGTGATCCGTGGTCATGCCGCAAGTACCTCGTCGCGGCGCCGGGCGGGAGGCTGATGGTGGTGCTCGAGGACTCCAAGGAGATCAGGGACGAATACTACGGTCGTCTTATTAGGACATGCTCCTTCAAGGTGCAGATCCTTGATGCCGACGGCGAGCAGTGGAAGGAAACGGATGACATCGGCGATGCTGCTCTGTTCGTCGGGGTGAACAGTTCGATGTGCGTGTCGACGAGGGAGCACCCAGAGATCAGGGCCGGCTGCGTCTACTACACCAAGAACGATGTGGGGCCGTGCAATGACGCGTATGATCAGAGTGGCGTCGGGGTGTTCAACCTCAAGGATGGCAGGGCGGAGAAGGTCCAGGGCCTCGGGCAGCACCGGAACTGGCCACCGCCGGCATGGTTCATTCCTTCCATCCAATGA